Proteins from a genomic interval of Echeneis naucrates chromosome 21, fEcheNa1.1, whole genome shotgun sequence:
- the pikfyve gene encoding 1-phosphatidylinositol 3-phosphate 5-kinase isoform X2 yields the protein MKCIANSKSVAFFKGSSSIMAADDKSLSSSSTDWSVEQPIISPTSPSHLTHFKPLTPEQDEPPLRSAYSSFVNLFRFNSKEEGRPPSAVADKPDVPPPSPQSDSRSWSSSPSHSLYGSRTRRKQHPEHLRRTSTVSDGSRKSDASLSNHDPRTAVQLRTALKRLKEIMEGKSQDSDLKQYWMPDSQCKECYDCNEKFTTFRRRHHCRLCGQIFCSRCCNQEIPGKFMGYTGDLRACTYCRKIALSYAHSADSGSIGEDLSALSDSPCSVCVLEPSEPRTPVGGRKASRNIFLEEDLAWQRKTPIGMRKNMIHQEPQNSGLASRLTTLQEDVGKSPARKRSASVTNLSLDRSGSTMVPAYDSSVSPPTSRAMSGAKSGTKLDHSEEERKILLDSSQLKDLWKKICHNSTGMEFQDHRYWLRTYPNCIVGKELVNWLLRNGTISTRAQAIAIGQALVDGRWLDCVTHHDQLFRDEYALYRPLQSTEFSETPSPDSDSVNSLEGHSEPSWFKDIKFDDSDTEQLADETEYNMPNSASPSKRTSVSSFQSVMDSDSAASINLNMEQNNVNFHIKKQSKYPHVPATTEQKAELLVSEDGGQNIVISDAFIKESLFNRRVEEKAKEMLFTPLGWHHSSLDQLREENGEKKAMERLLSANHSHMMALLQQLLYSESLSLSWRDIIVPVVRQVVQTVRPDVRNCDDDMDIRQLVHIKKIPGGRKFDSAVVNGFVCTKNIAHKKMNPYIKNPKILLLKCSIEYLYREETKFTCIDPIVLQEREFLKNYVQRIVDVRPTLVLVEKTVSRIAQDMLLEHGITLVINVKPQVLDRVSRMTQGDLVMSMDQLLTKPRLGTCHKFYMQPFTLANNDVKTLMFFEGCPAHLGCSIKLRGAAEYELARVKEIIMLMVCVAYHSQLEISFLMDEFAMPPSLAQSTSFPCLLEGASAEDGEKVRKETNGESEDKKTITEDSAVGGQPEEDGLPSEASSKNRQSDKLNPKSPSSVKEEEAATTETRTSSPFSSPPAPPLSVSPPFLMEEDQDETLTDTLVGPPKGEGITVKEESLMEDGEGSETPTPRLFRDPLQDDTGMFVAEQVTSSDDRLKSISAIFKQELKDIILCISPFITFKEPFLLTPAGMHCPSRDYFPEQVYLSPLLNKDFKELDGRRKRQLLKDSAPSSLVAGQMNGSSTPKPIDVLPCHSLTSTRIVEQLNTCQDLAKMLADYRAQGGRIRQRESADIFGPAGGAAPANGMSRMGEALVKPPVKADSEEEKPNKQNDMSWAPKLDCLNPVNHQRLCVLFSSSSAQSNNAPNPCVSPWIVTMEFYGKNDLSLGVFLERYCFRPSYQCPSMFCETPMVHHVRRFVHGSGCVQIVLKELDSPVPGYQHTILNYSWCRICKQVTPVVPLSNDSWSMSFAKYLELRFYGHQYTRRANAEPCGHSIHKDYHQYFSYNQMVASFSYTAVRLLEICLPRPKIFIRNLGPSKTNLQQDLKDFSQKVTQVYSAIDDRLTSLKTDTFSKTREEKMEDLFAQKDMEEVELRSWIEKLQARLQACGVDSPQQLQVVLESLVMKKQGLCEMLQSWNGRLQDLFQQEKGRKRLSVPPSPGRHRQTTADDSKSALESSPRNPSPVVQNGEKEDRHLSAMPSSSSLLPSPGEPGAEPFTPGPSFTEQDSVSIPEDVFDGHLLGSTDSQVKEKSTMKAILANFLPGNSYNPIPFPFDPDKHYLMYEHERVPIAVCEKEPSSIIAFALSCKEYKTALDDLSKVLNSGGDETPQSVSGAESRVKNSPARPSDSASSQLSRSSADTDPLKDADSADRQKKQTLNPHIELQFSDANAKFYCRIYYAEEFHKMREEIMESTEEDFVRSLSHCVNWQARGGKSGAVFYATEDDRFILKQMPRLEVQSFLDFAPHYFTYITGAVQQKRPTALAKILGVYRIGYKNSQNNTEKKLDLLVMENLFYGRKMAQVFDLKGSLRNRNVKTDSGKESCEVVLLDENLLKLIHDNPLYIRSHCKAILRAAIHSDAYFLSSHLIIDYSLLVGRDDTNDQLVVGIIDYIRTFTWDKKLEMVVKSTGILGGQGKMPTVVSPELYRTRFCEAMDKYFMMVPDHWTGLGVNC from the exons atgaaatgcatagCCAACTCAAAGTCTGTAGCTTTCTTCAAAGG GAGTAGCAGCATCATGGCTGCTGATGACAAGTCCTTGTCCTCATCCTCAACAGACTGGAGTGTCGAGCAGCCCATCATCTCGCCGACCAGCCCCTCCCACCTGACTCACTTCAAACCACTGACTCCGGAGCAGGATGAGCCTCCACTCCGCTCCGCATACAGCTCCTTTGTCAACCTGTTTCGTTTTAACAGCAAAG aggAGGGACGTCCCCCCTCAGCAGTTGCAGATAAACCAGATGTGCCGCCCCCCTCTCCGCAGTCCGACAGTAGGAGCTGGTCCTCAAGTCCTTCCCATTCCCTCTACGGCTCCAGGACACGCCGGAAACAACACCCAGAACACCTCCGACGTACTAGCACCGTTTCCG ATGGCAGCAGGAAATCAGATGCGTCTTTAAGCAATCACGACCCTCGCACAGCTGTCCAACTTCGTACTGCACTGAAGAGGCTGAAGGAGATCATGGAGGGAAAGAGCCAG GACAGCGATCTGAAGCAGTACTGGATGCCTGACAGTCAGTGTAAAGAGTGTTACGACTGCAACGAGAAGTTCACCACCTTCCGCCGCCGCCACCACTGTAGACTCTGTGGACAGATCTTCTGCAGCCGCTGCTGCAACCAGGAAATCCCTGGGAAGTTCATGGGCTACACAG GAGATCTACGGGCCTGTACGTACTGTCGCAAAATTGCGCTAAGCTACGCCCACTCTGCCGACTCGGGCTCCATTGGAGAAGACCTTAGCGCCTTGTCGGACTCCCCCTGCTCTGTATGTGTGCTGGAGCCCAGCGAGCCTCGGACCCCTGTAGGTGGACGTAAGGCCAGCAGGAACATCTTCCTCGAGGAAGACCTGGCCTGGCAGAG AAAAACTCCTATTGGGATGAGAAAGAA tatgATTCACCAGGAGCCTCAGAACAGCGGCCTTGCGTCCAGACTAACGACTCTACAAGAAGACGTTGGCAAATCACCTGCTAGAAAGAG GTCTGCCAGCGTGACCAACCTGTCACTGGACCGCTCTGGATCCACCATGGTTCCCGCCTACGACAGCTCAGTGAGCCCACCAACCAGCCGAGCAATGTCAGGCGCCAAGAGCGGCACCAAGCTGGAccacagtgaggaggagaggaagatcCTGCTG GACTCCTCCCAGCTGAAGGACCTGTGGAAGAAAATCTGCCACAACAGCACAGGCATGGAGTTCCAGGACCACAGGTACTGGCTGAGGACCTACCCCAACTGCATTGTGGGAAAGGAGCTTGTAAACTGGCTGCTGAGGAACGGTACCATCTCCACCAG GGCTCAGGCGATCGCAATCGGTCAGGCGCTGGTGGACGGTCGCTGGTTGGACTGTGTCACCCACCACGACCAGCTGTTCAGGGACGAGTACGCTCTGTACCGCCCACTCCAG AGTACAGAGTTCTCAGAAACGCCGTCTCCAGATAGCGACAGCGTCAACTCCTTGGAGGGACACTCAGAGCCGTCCTGGTTCAAGGACATCAAGTTTGATGACAGCGACACGGAGCAGCTCGCTGATGAGACCGAGTACAACATGCCCA ACTCTGCCAGCCCCAGCAAGAGGACGTCCGTCAGCAGTTTCCAGTCGGTGATGGACAGCGACTCGGCTGCTTCCATCAACCTCAACATGGAGCAAAACAATGTCAACTTCCACATTAAGAAACAGTCCAAGTATCCACATGTGCCTGCTACCACTGAGCAGAAAG CTGAGCTTCTTGTGTCCGAGGACGGAGGACAGAACATTGTCATAAGTGACGCCTTCATCAAAG AGTCGTTGTTCAACCGTCGCGTTGAGGAAAAGGCCAAGGAGATGCTGTTTACTCCGCTGGGTTGGCACCACAGCTCTCTGGACCAGCTCAGAGAGGAGAACGGGGAGAAGAAGGCCATGGAGAGGCTGCT CTCGGCCAATCACAGCCACATGATGGcgctcctgcagcagctgctctacagcgagtctctgtctctgtcctggcGGGACATCATCGTCCCCGTGGTCCGACAGGTGGTCCAGACGGTGCGACCAGACGTCCGCAACTGCGACGACGACATGGACATCCGACAGCTGGTCCACATCAAGAAG ATTCCTGGCGGCAGGAAGTTCGACTCAGCGGTGGTAAATGGCTTTGTATGCACAAAAAATATTGCGCACAAGAAG ATGAACCCGTATATCAAGAACCCCAAGATACTGCTGCTGAAGTGCTCCATAGAGTATCTGTACAGGGAGGAGACCAAGTTCACCTGCATCGACCCCATTGTGCTGCAG GAACGAGAGTTTTTGAAGAACTACGTGCAGCGAATCGTTGACGTACGTCCAACGCTGGTTTTGGTGGAGAAGACCGTGTCTCGTATCGCTCAGGACATGCTGCTGGAGCACGGCATCACGCTGGTCATCAACGTCAAACCG CAAGTGCTGGACCGGGTGAGTCGAATGACGCAGGGAGACCTGGTCATGTCGATGGACCAGCTCCTCACTAAACCTCGTCTGGGGACCTGCCACAAGTTCTACATGCAGCCCTTCACCCTGGCCAACA ACGACGTGAAGACTCTGATGTTCTTCGAAGGCTGTCCTGCTCATCTCGGCTGCTCCATCAAGCTGCGCGGCGCTGCAGAGTACGAGCTAGCACGGGTGAAGGAGATCATCATGCTCATGGTGTGTGTTGCCTATCACTCCCAACTGGAGATCTCTTTCCTCATGGACGAGTTTGCCATGCCACCAAGTTTGGCCCAAAGCACCTCGTTCCCCTGCCTGCTGGAGGGCGCCAGCGCAGAAGATGGCGAGAAGGTCAGGAAGGAGACAAACGGGGAGAGCgaagataaaaaaacaataactgaagactctgctgtggGAGGACAACCTGAGGAAGACGGGCTTCCCTCCGAGGCCTCATCCAaaaacagacagtcagacaaacTGAACCCAAAATCACCCTCCTCCGTtaaagaggaagaagctgcCACCACCGAGACGAGGACCTCCTCACCGTTTTCTAGCCCTCCTGCTCCGCCTCTGTCCGTCTCACCGCCGTTTCTCATGGAAGAAGACCAGGACGAGACGCTGACGGACACGCTCGTCGGCCCGCCCAAGGGTGAGGGAATCACAGTGAAGGAGGAGTCCCTTATGGAGGACGGGGAGGGCTCAGAGACGCCTACGCCAAGGCTGTTTCGAGACCCTCTGCAGGATGACACAGGAATGTTTGTGGCCGAGCAGGTGACGTCATCCGATGACCGACTGAAGTCAATATCTGCCATCTTCAAGCAGGAGCTGAAGGACATTATCCTGTGCATTTCTCCCTTCATCACGTTTAAAGAACCTTTCCTTCTCACGCCTGCCGGCATGCACTGTCCCAGCAGGGATTACTTCCCTGAGCAG GtctacctgtctcctctcctAAACAAAGACTTTAAGGAACTGGATGGGCGCAGGAAGCGGCAGCTCCTCAAAGACTCCGCCCCCTCCTCCCTGGTCGCCGGTCAGATGAATGGCAGTTCGACACCCAAGCCCATCGACGTCCTGCCCTGCCACAGTCTCACCAGCACTCGCATTGTGGAGCAGCTGAACACCTGCCAGGATCTGGCCAAAATGCTGGCAGACtacagagcacaggggggccgCATCCGGCAGAGGGAATCCGCCGACATCTTTGGCCCAGCCGGGGGCGCAGCTCCTGCCAACGGCATGAGCAGGATGGGGGAGGCGCTGGTCAAACCACCAGTGAAGGCTGACAGTGAAGAGGAGAAGCCAAATAAACAGAACGATATGAGCTGGGCCCCCAAG CTCGACTGTCTGAATCCTGTCAACCACCAGAGACTGTGTGTGCTCTTCAGCAGCTCTTCAGCTCAGTCCAACAACGCTCCCAACCCCTGTGTCAGCCCCTG GATTGTCACAATGGAGTTCTATGGCAAGAATGACCTGTCTCTTGGTGTCTTCTTGGAGCGATACTGTTTCAG GCCATCCTATCAGTGCCCCAGCATGTTCTGTGAGACCCCCATGGTGCACCACGTCCGTCGGTTTGTGCACGGCAGCGGCTGCGTGCAGATCGTGTTGAAGGAGCTGGACTCCCCGGTGCCCGGTTATCAACACACCATCCTCAACTACTCCTGGTGCCGCATCTGCAAACAG gtGACTCCAGTTGTTCCTCTGTCCAACGACTCGTGGTCCATGTCTTTCGCCAAATACCTGGAGCTTCGCTTCTACGGCCACCAGTACACCAGACGGGCTAACGCCGAGCCCTGCGGACACTCCATCCACAAAGACTACCACCAGTACTTCTCATACAACCAGATGGTGGCGTCCTTCAG tTATACTGCAGTGAGGCTGTTGGAGATCTGCCTTCCTCGTCCCAAGATCTTTATCAGGAACCTTGGACCTTCCAAAACCAACCTGCAGCAGGACCTGAAGGACTTCTCTCAAAA aGTGACTCAGGTCTACTCGGCCATCGACGACCGCCTCACCTCCCTGAAGACAGACACCTTCAGTAAGACCcgggaggagaagatggaggatcTCTTTGCTCAGAAAGAC ATGGAGGAGGTGGAACTGCGGAGCTGGATCGAGAAGCTCCAGGCTCGACTGCAGGCCTGCGGGGTTGATtctcctcagcagctgcaggttgtTCTGGAGTCGCTGGTGATGAAGAAACAGGGCCTGTGTGAGATGTTGCAGTCCTGGAACGGAAG GCTGCAGGACTTGTTCCAgcaggagaaagggaggaaacGTCTGTCTGTCCCCCCCAGTCcgggcagacacagacagaccacagcGGACGACAGCAAG AGTGCCCTGGAGTCCTCCCCCCGTAATCCATCTCCTGTGGTGCAGAACGGTGAAAAAG aGGACCGTCACCTCAGTGCGatgccctcctcctcttccctgctGCCATCGCCTGGGGAACCTGGAGCGGAGCCGTTCACGCCCGGTCCCTCCTTCACAGAGCAGGACTCCGTCAGCATCCCAGAAG ACGTATTCGATGGACACTTGCTGGGCTCCACTGACAGCCAGGTGAAGGAGAAATCCACCATGAAGGCCATCCTCGCCAACTTCCTCCCCGGAAACAGCTACAACCCGATCCCCTTCCCGTT CGATCCGGACAAACACTACCTGATGTACGAGCACGAGCGGGTTCCCATCGCCGTCTGTGAGAAAGAGCCGAGCTCCATCATAGCCTTCGCTCTCAG CTGCAAGGAATATAAGACGGCTCTGGATGATCTGTCCAAGGTGTTGAACTCAGGAGGGGATGAAACTCCACAGTCCGTCAG tGGTGCAGAGAGTCGAGTTAAGAACAGCCCTGCCCGGCCCAGCGATTCAGCTTCATCCCAGCTGAGCCGCAGCAGCGCGGACACCGATCCCCTCA AAGATGCAGactcagcagacagacagaagaaacagaCCTTGAACCCACACATTGAACTCC AGTTCTCTGACGCCAACGCCAAGTTTTACTGTCGGATCTACTACGCCGAGGAGTTTCACAAAATGCGTGAGGAGATCATGGAGAGCACCGAGGAGGATTTCGTCCGCTCGCTGTCCCACTGTGTCAACTGGCAGGCCCGCGGTGGGAAGTCTGGAGCCGTCTTCTACGCCACAGAAG ATGACCGGTTCATCCTGAAGCAGATGCCCAGACTGGAGGTCCAGTCCTTTCTGGACTTTGCACCTCACTACTTCACCTACATCACAGGAGCTGTGCAGCAGAAG CGGCCGACCGCCCTGGCAAAGATCTTGGGAGTTTACCGGATCGGCTACAAGAACTCCCAGAACAACACGGAGAAGAAACTGGACCTGCTCGTGATGGAAAATCTCTTCTACGGACGCAAGATGGCTCAG GTGTTTGACCTCAAAGGGTCCCTGAGAAACCGGAATGTGAAGACGGACTCGGGGAAGGAGAGCTGTGAGGTGGTCCTGCTGGATGAAAACCTCCTGAAGCTGATCCACGACAACCCGCTCTACATCCGCTCCCACTGCAAAGCCATCCTGCGGGCCGCCATTCACAGCGACGCCTACTTCCTGTCCAGCCACCTCATCATCGATTACTCCCTGCTGGTGGGACGGGACGACACCAACGATCAGCTGGTGGTCGGGATCATCG ATTATATCCGGACATTTACCTGGGACAAGAAGCTGGAAATGGTCGTCAAATCCACTGGAATTCTGGGAGGTCAAG GGAAGATGCCCACAGTGGTTTCTCCGGAGCTGTACCGAACTCGTTTCTGCGAGGCCATGGACAAATACTTCATGATGGTGCCTGATCACTGGACCGGCCTGGGCGTGAACTGCTGA